A single Mytilus trossulus isolate FHL-02 chromosome 12, PNRI_Mtr1.1.1.hap1, whole genome shotgun sequence DNA region contains:
- the LOC134692813 gene encoding PCNA-associated factor-like: protein MVRTKADSSGASRKVVAARAPRKALGGSSSGNTSSCSSPSSSKNKYAGGNSVCDQPTPDWQKGIGGFLVQSPKGKGKENSQEDSEAGSSSSGSGCGSSQSSEGQSSTADND, encoded by the exons ATGGTCAGAACAAAAGCAGACAGTAGTGGAGCGTCGAGAAAGG TTGTTGCTGCACGGGCTCCAAGAAAAGCTTTGGGTGGCAGTAGTTCTGGTAACACCTCATCATGTTCTTCACCAAGCAGTA gtAAAAATAAGTATGCAGGTGGCAATTCTGTGTGTGATCAACCTACACCTGACTGGCAAAAAGGTATTGGTGGCTTTCTGGTCCAGTCCCCAAAGGGAAAAGGGAAGGAAAATAGCCAGGAGGACAGTGAGGCTGGGAGCAGCAGTAGTGGTAGTGGATGTGGCAGTAGCCAAAGTAGTGAAGG ACAATCTTCCACAGCAGATAATGACTGA